DNA sequence from the Chryseobacterium turcicum genome:
GAAAATATATTCACCCTTCGAGTTGGTTTCTGTTACTGTACGAAAACCCGTAGACTCATTCACAATAGTAACTTTTACTTTTTCCTGAATACTTTTACCCGTAATTTTCCCTACAATAGAAGCTTGTGTTGTTTGTGCATAGGCAATAGTTCCTACTCCCAAAAACAGAAGTCCCAATAAAATCTTTACTTTTTTCATATGATAGATTAATTGGGTACAAAGGTATAGTGTCACTGCAAGCCACCTGTTTAAGGTAATTTTAACATTTTTTTAATTAAATTAGAATATTATGTTAAACAAATGTAAACGATTACATTATTTAATAGACTATCAAGTCATTAGATTACATTACAAAGTTTTAATTTTCTCAGAATAATTAATAGTGTTATTTTTTTAAATTATTATTTACATTATTTTTGTTGAAAAGATAGAAAACCCATGTCCGAAAACATTCAGCATAAAATTGAGCAATTAAGAAAAGAACTTCATCAGCATAATGAAAACTATTATCTGCTGGATGAACCCAGTATTTCAGATTTTGAGTTTGACTTATTATTAAAAGAGCTTCAGAATTTGGAAGCACAACATCCTGAATATCATGATGACAACTCACCCACGATTCGTGTAGGTGGTGGTGTAACAAAAAACTTCCCGACGGTTCAGCATCAATTCAGAATGTATTCTTTAGACAATTCTTACGACTTTGATGACTTAGAAGATTGGGAAAAGCGACTCATTAAAACCATCGATGAACCGGTAGAATTTGTTGCCGAACTTAAATATGACGGTGCCTCAATCTCTATTTTATATGAAAATGGAAAATTGATACAGGCTGTTACTCGTGGCGACGGTTTTCAGGGCGATGAAATTACAGCAAACGTACGTACCATTTCAGATATTCCATTAAAACTAAGCGCAGATTTTCCTGAAAGATTTTTTATGCGTGGCGAAATTTATTTAACCCGAAAAAACTTCGATAAAATAAATAAACAGCGTGAAGAGGAAGGCTTAGACCCATTTATGAATCCAAGAAATACGGCAAGTGGAAGTTTAAAAATGCAGGATAGCGGCGAGGTAAGAAAACGAAGACTTTCATCAGTACTTTATCAATTTGTTTCAGATGAAATTCCTGCAGAAACGCATTGGGAATTGCTACATCAGGCACAAAATTGGGGTTTCAAGATTTCTGATCAGGCAAAATTATGCAAAAATTTAGATGAGATTAAAGAATTCATTAATTTCTGGGATGTTGAAAGACATAACCTGCCTTTTGAAATTGATGGAATTGTATTAAAAGTTAACTCTATCAAACATCAAAGACAGTTGGGTTATACTGCAAAATCTCCGCGTTGGGCGATGGCGTATAAATTTAAAGCTGAAAAAGTAGAAACCGAATTACAAAGCGTTTCTTATCAGGTCGGAAGAACCGGAGCAATCACTCCTGTTGCCAATCTGAAGCCTGTTTTGCTTGCCGGAACAATTGTAAAAAGAGCATCTCTGCACAATGAAGATATCATCAAAAAACTGGGTCTTCACGAAAAAGATTTTGTGTACGTTGAAAAAGGTGGCGAAATTATTCCTAAAATTGTTGGCGTAAATACTGAAAAAAGAACTTCTGAAAGCAAAGAATTAGAATATATTAAAAATTGCCCGGAATGCGGAACCGAATTGGTAAAACTAGAAGATCAGGCGATACATTTTTGCCCGAACGATTTGCATTGTCCGCCTCAGGTTGTGGGTAGAATGATTCATTATGTCTCGAGAAAGGCTTTGAATATTGATAATTTGGGAAGCGAAACCATAGAACAGCTTTACAAAGAAAAACTGGTTGAGAATCCTGCCGATTTTTATGCTTTAACCAAAGAACAACTTCTTCCTTTGGAAAGAATGGCCGAAAAATCTGCACAAAACATCATTACCGGAATTGAAAAATCAAAAGAAATCGCTTTTGAAAAAGTTTTATACGGAATAGGAATTAAGCATGTCGGAGAAACCGTCGCTAAAAAATTGGTCAAAAACTTCAATACCATTGATGATTTAAGAAACGCAACAGCCGAAGAACTGTGTCAGGTTGAAGATATCGGAATGAAAATCGCTGTAAGTATTGTTGATTTCTTTAATAATTCTGAAAACATTTTAATGCTTGAAAGATTAAAATCTTACGGTGTACAGTTGGAAAAAGGTGAAAATACGAATGAAGTTTTATCGAATGCTTTAGAAGGAAAAACATTCTTATTTACAGGAAAACTTTCCCTTTTCACAAGAGAATCTGCAGAAGAAATGGTAGAAAAACACAACGGAAAAAATATTTCTGCCGTTTCTAAAAACCTCAATTATCTGGTTGTCGGCGAAAAAGCAGGAAGCAAGCTGAAAAAAGCACAAGACATCGGAACGATCACGATTCTTGATGAACAACAGTTTCTGGATTTGATTAATAATTAAAATAAAGACTGTCTTTTGGGCAGTCTTTTTTGTTTGATATTTTATTGTAATTTTATTTTATTAAATTATAAAAAATGGATTTTCTAAAAGACCACTCTATTCAAAACGAGTTGCTTTTGATTTTTATTTCGGTATTTCTCGGTCTTTGCATTGGAGCCGAAAGGGAATATAGAAACAAATCGGCGGGATTGAGAACATTTATTCTCGTTTGTTTTGGATCTTGTCTTTTCACCATTCTTTCCATAAAAATAGGCGTTGATAATCCCGATCGATTGGCAGCCAACATCATTACCGGAATTGGTTTTTTGGGCGCTGGAGTTATTTTTAAAGGAGACAATAAAATCGACGGCATCACTACTGCCACAACAATTTGGGCAACGGCGTCTATCGGGATGGCGGTGGGTTCGGGATATGTTTATTTATCATTACTGGGAACTGTTTTAGTGTTATTAATTCTAAGCTCACTCACCTATTTTCAAACGTATATTGATCATAATCACAAAATTCGGGAGTATAAAATCGTTGTATCCAACAAAGAAAATCTTGATTATTGTGAGGAATTATTTAAAGTAAACCATTTAAAATTCATTGTCATTAAACAACAGTTTTCAAAAGGATCATCCAGTACAACCTGGCTTTTGACAGGAAAAAACAGTCGTCATGAAGATTTAATACAGCAGATGATGCGCGATGAAAAAATAGATTCTTTTCAGTTTTAAAAATTCATCTTCATTAAAAAATTGAAATTTTCATTGATTAATTCTCTCTGCTAAAAAAATAAATAAATTCAAATATCTTTAATTTAAATTTATCCATAAACTGTAGTATTCATTTATATTCTTAATTGAGTTTATTTTAATAGCGATTTTCAAAATATACAACCATAAACAGCAAATGATGAGCCTCGGAAAAGCTCAGGTTTAAAAGAAATTAAATATTACTTTTACAATAGAGAAACTAATATCCATAAGGATTTCATGGAAAAACTGCTGAATATTTACAATAGTATAGAAGGTCTTTCTCAGGAGGAAGCCCTTTATCATGCCAACCAATTTGAGAAGATTGTTTTTGCAAAAAAAACGATGATTTTAAACGAAGGAACAGTAGAAGATTACCTGTATTTTATCGACAAAGGGATTATCCGTTTTTTTGTGAATAAAGTACATCCTACCGAGCCTTCCAAAGAAATTACATTTTCTTTTATTGCAGAAAATATGTTTTGCAGTGCTTACGATTCTTTTATTACAAGAAATCCATGTGCTTACAATGTAGAAACAGTGCAGGAAACGGTGGTCTACAGAATACATTTTGATGATTTGGAAAAACTTTACCAAAGAAGTAAGGTAGGAAATTATCTAGGAAGAATCTCCGCTGAGAATTTATATGTACGCAAAACCCAGCGCGAAATATCTTTACTTATGCACACTGCCGAAGAGCGCTATCTGAATTTGGCGAAAGCATATCCAAATTTTATCAGAGAAATACCTTTGAAACACATTGCATCTTACATCGGAATAACGCCACAAGCATTAAGCCGCATCAGAAAACAGAATTTATGAACATAGGTTCATTCTTTTGCTTGAAAATTATCACTTATTTTGCACCGCTAAAGAAAACACAAGTGATGAAATTTTCTTTCTCAGAATCAATACAATAGAAAAATATATCACTCTGTAAAAGATTTGTTAAAATTTATTTTAATGAAATTTTAACAAAAAAAAAAAACATATCCCAGAAAACCCTTTCTAAATTTAAATTTTAGGAAGGGTTTTTCTTTTCCTAAAAAAATTAAAATGTGTATTTTAGACAAAATTTTTAAATAATGATAAAACGTAATCTTCTTATTGCTTCGGCATTCTTCACTTTCTCTTGGGGAATCGCTCAGCAATACGGTGGAATGTGGATTCCTACGGAACTTAATGAAAAGGAAATGAAAGATCTTGGGATGAAAATTTCTGCTAAAGACATTTTCAATACACAAAAACCAAGTATCAAAGATGCTGTAGTACAGTTTAATGGAGGCTGTACAGCCGAAATCATCTCTCCAAAAGGATTATTACTAACCAATCATCACTGTGGGTATGGGCAGATTCAGGCACATTCTACAGTACAAAACGACCTTCTTTCTAACGGATTTTGGGCAAAAAACATGAGTACAGAACTTCCAAACCCGGGAGTAACTGTTGATTTTATTGTAGATATTAAAGATGTTTCTTCTCAAATTTTAGACGATACCGATAACCTTCAGGAGCCGGAACTCGCAAAACAAATCGCAAAAAATATTGAGATTTACAAAAATTCTCAAAAAATAGAAAATTATCAGTCGATTTCTGTAAAACCGATGTATTATGGGAATAAATTTTACGCTTATGTCATCGAAACCTATAAAGATGTACGTTTGGTAGGAGCACCTCCTCAAAGCATCGGAAAATTCGGAAGCGATACTGACAACTGGGTTTGGCCAAGACATACAGGAGATTTCTCGATGTTCAGAATTTATGCTGATAAAAACAACAAGCCTGCAGAATATTCTAAAGACAACGTGCCTTACGTTCCGAAACATTATCTTCCGGTATCCATCAAAGATAAGGCAGAGAATGATTTCACATTTGTATTCGGATTCCCTGGAAGAACAACGGAATATCTTCCTGCGATTGCCGTAGAAAAAATCATGAAAGAGATTGATCCTGCAAGAATTGCCGTACGTGATGTCGCTCTGAAAACTTTAGACGAAAAAATGCGTGCTGATGATGCTACAAGAATTAAATATGCTTCTAAGTTTGCCTCTGTAGCCAACTATTGGAAAAAATGGATTGGCGAAGTAGAAGGTTTAAAAAAATCTAACGCGGTACAGAAAAAAGTAATGTACGAAGGTTCTTTGATTGCTAAAAACCCTGAAGTAAAAGCAACTTTAGACCAACTGAATAAACTGTATAACGACCAGGCTCCTTATGCTTTGAACAATGCATATTATGGCGAAGTAGTAAGAAATGCAGAAACATTTGCATTGGCAAATATGTATTCTAACTACATTACTTCTGTAGAAGCTGGAAGAATGGATGAAAAAGGAACAGCTGCTTTTAAGAAAAAACTGACTTCTTTCTACAAAGATTACAGTGCTGAACTGGATTCTAAAGTTACGGCTAAACTTTTGGCATTATACGCTAACAAAACAGACGCTCAGTTTTTACCAGCTGGTTTTGATAAATATAAAAATGATGCTCAAAACATTACCAGCTTTGAAGAGCTATCAAAGAATTCTGTGATTACAGGAAGAAGCCAGGTGAACGGTGCTGCTCTTAACGGAGATATTGAAAAAGCATTTTCAAGTCAGGATAAATTGATTAAAACCATTAAAAAAGATGCTGTTTATCAATTATTTATGAGTGTAAAAGATGCTTATATGAAAACTGCTGACCCTCAATTTACAAGTTTACAGACCAAGATTGATGCATTGCAAAAAACCTATATGGCGCAGCAAATGGCTACAGATAAAGACAGAAAATTTTTCCCAGATGCTAACTCTACCCTTCGTGTAACGTATGGAAAAGTGAAAGGGTCTACTCCGAAAGATGCAGTAACTTATGATTACCAAACTCATTTAGCTGGAGTTATGGAGAAGTATATTCCTGGAGATTATGAATTTGATGTTCCACAAAAACTAATTGACCTTTATAACAAAAAAGATTACGGAAACTACAAAGATAAAAGTGGTGATGTTCCTGTAGGATTTACAGCAACCAACCATACAACAGGTGGAAACTCTGGAAGTCCGGCTTTGGATGCACACGGAAATCTTGTTGGTTTGAATTTCGACAGACAGTGGGAAGGAACAATGAGTGACATCAATTACGACCCACGTTTCAGCAGAAACATCATGGTTGATACAAAATATATTCTTTTCATCATCGATAAATTTGCCGATTCAAAATGGCTAATTGATGAGATGAAAATTGTAAAATAAGACCTATTTTATCGTAAATCTAAAAGATAAGATTCAATAAACCCCTTGAAATAATTTTCAAGGGGTTTTTCGTTTTTAATATTAATTCCGCTTAAACTAATTTTCATTAACCGCAAAAGACAAAAGATATTTGAAATGTATGTTATTTAGATATTCAAAGCTCTCAAAAGAATAAAAATCAAAGATTTTTTTAAAGCTTATGTGCTCTTTTTTGTTTATTGATAAGTTTAAACTTAAAATATCTAAATCTTTTGTGCCTTTTGTGGTTAAATAAACAAGTTTAACATTCTATTATAATACTCCAGCCCTTACACGGCTTAAAGTTTCGGGAGACATCAATAGATAAGAAGCAATATGCGCTACAGAAGCACGTCTGGAAACGGAGGGAAGCTCTCTGCAAAATCTGTCATAACGCTCTCTGGAGTTTTCAAAACGCCAGGAATCTGCTTTTTGTTGAGAAACCACAAGTTTATACTCCATCACCGCTCTGTATAGTTCATTAATTTCAGGAAACTCGTCACAGAGTTTTTTCCATTTATCATAATCTAAAAGAAATAATGTAGACGGCTCTAGAGCTTCGATGAGTAAACGGGTTGGCTGTTGCAAAAACAGACTTTCAATACACGTTGCGATATTTCCTTCACAAGAAAAATGTTCGGTTATATCTCGTCCGTCTTTATAATAAAACTGGCGAACCATCCCCTTTTCTACAATATAGAGATAGCGACTGATTGTACCCTCTTGTAAAACCATTTCATCCTTATGATATTCTTTTTTCACCAATATAGATTCAAATTTCGACATTGATTCCTGAGAAAATTGCACTTTATATTTATCGAGTAAAGTTTTTATAATATCCATTATTAAAAAAATAAGACTTCAAAATTAATATTTTTAATTGAAGTGATACGAATATGACGCCCGTCATTTT
Encoded proteins:
- a CDS encoding S46 family peptidase, encoding MIKRNLLIASAFFTFSWGIAQQYGGMWIPTELNEKEMKDLGMKISAKDIFNTQKPSIKDAVVQFNGGCTAEIISPKGLLLTNHHCGYGQIQAHSTVQNDLLSNGFWAKNMSTELPNPGVTVDFIVDIKDVSSQILDDTDNLQEPELAKQIAKNIEIYKNSQKIENYQSISVKPMYYGNKFYAYVIETYKDVRLVGAPPQSIGKFGSDTDNWVWPRHTGDFSMFRIYADKNNKPAEYSKDNVPYVPKHYLPVSIKDKAENDFTFVFGFPGRTTEYLPAIAVEKIMKEIDPARIAVRDVALKTLDEKMRADDATRIKYASKFASVANYWKKWIGEVEGLKKSNAVQKKVMYEGSLIAKNPEVKATLDQLNKLYNDQAPYALNNAYYGEVVRNAETFALANMYSNYITSVEAGRMDEKGTAAFKKKLTSFYKDYSAELDSKVTAKLLALYANKTDAQFLPAGFDKYKNDAQNITSFEELSKNSVITGRSQVNGAALNGDIEKAFSSQDKLIKTIKKDAVYQLFMSVKDAYMKTADPQFTSLQTKIDALQKTYMAQQMATDKDRKFFPDANSTLRVTYGKVKGSTPKDAVTYDYQTHLAGVMEKYIPGDYEFDVPQKLIDLYNKKDYGNYKDKSGDVPVGFTATNHTTGGNSGSPALDAHGNLVGLNFDRQWEGTMSDINYDPRFSRNIMVDTKYILFIIDKFADSKWLIDEMKIVK
- the ligA gene encoding NAD-dependent DNA ligase LigA, whose product is MSENIQHKIEQLRKELHQHNENYYLLDEPSISDFEFDLLLKELQNLEAQHPEYHDDNSPTIRVGGGVTKNFPTVQHQFRMYSLDNSYDFDDLEDWEKRLIKTIDEPVEFVAELKYDGASISILYENGKLIQAVTRGDGFQGDEITANVRTISDIPLKLSADFPERFFMRGEIYLTRKNFDKINKQREEEGLDPFMNPRNTASGSLKMQDSGEVRKRRLSSVLYQFVSDEIPAETHWELLHQAQNWGFKISDQAKLCKNLDEIKEFINFWDVERHNLPFEIDGIVLKVNSIKHQRQLGYTAKSPRWAMAYKFKAEKVETELQSVSYQVGRTGAITPVANLKPVLLAGTIVKRASLHNEDIIKKLGLHEKDFVYVEKGGEIIPKIVGVNTEKRTSESKELEYIKNCPECGTELVKLEDQAIHFCPNDLHCPPQVVGRMIHYVSRKALNIDNLGSETIEQLYKEKLVENPADFYALTKEQLLPLERMAEKSAQNIITGIEKSKEIAFEKVLYGIGIKHVGETVAKKLVKNFNTIDDLRNATAEELCQVEDIGMKIAVSIVDFFNNSENILMLERLKSYGVQLEKGENTNEVLSNALEGKTFLFTGKLSLFTRESAEEMVEKHNGKNISAVSKNLNYLVVGEKAGSKLKKAQDIGTITILDEQQFLDLINN
- a CDS encoding Crp/Fnr family transcriptional regulator, with the protein product MEKLLNIYNSIEGLSQEEALYHANQFEKIVFAKKTMILNEGTVEDYLYFIDKGIIRFFVNKVHPTEPSKEITFSFIAENMFCSAYDSFITRNPCAYNVETVQETVVYRIHFDDLEKLYQRSKVGNYLGRISAENLYVRKTQREISLLMHTAEERYLNLAKAYPNFIREIPLKHIASYIGITPQALSRIRKQNL
- a CDS encoding MgtC/SapB family protein yields the protein MDFLKDHSIQNELLLIFISVFLGLCIGAEREYRNKSAGLRTFILVCFGSCLFTILSIKIGVDNPDRLAANIITGIGFLGAGVIFKGDNKIDGITTATTIWATASIGMAVGSGYVYLSLLGTVLVLLILSSLTYFQTYIDHNHKIREYKIVVSNKENLDYCEELFKVNHLKFIVIKQQFSKGSSSTTWLLTGKNSRHEDLIQQMMRDEKIDSFQF
- a CDS encoding Crp/Fnr family transcriptional regulator — translated: MDIIKTLLDKYKVQFSQESMSKFESILVKKEYHKDEMVLQEGTISRYLYIVEKGMVRQFYYKDGRDITEHFSCEGNIATCIESLFLQQPTRLLIEALEPSTLFLLDYDKWKKLCDEFPEINELYRAVMEYKLVVSQQKADSWRFENSRERYDRFCRELPSVSRRASVAHIASYLLMSPETLSRVRAGVL